tAATGGAGTTGAATGTATGTATAGCCTGGATCGGTATCTGTTGTAAAAGCAATGGAAGAGGAAGTATCCTCCGGTGAAGGGGTCGACTCTATATTTCACATCGGCGACATTAGTTACGCTACCGGTTTCATGGCCGAGTGGGATTTCTTCCTTCACCTCATTTCCCCTCTTGCCTCCCAACTCCCCTACATGACCGCCATTGGCAATCACGACCGGTATGTATTAACTcagtccacaaaaaatagtctaaaTTGCAACttttatgagttttaatgcaaaattggtaaagtaaaagaaacagaaagaaaatatagttGAAATTTCATTACAGAGATATATCTTATATAAACAAATAGAGACTAACATTGGCGAACGACCCAGAATGGATAAAACATACTCCATTTAATTTAGTAATGCAATGCAGAGACTATGTGGGCTCTGGCTCAGTTTACGCAACCCCGGACTCTGGGGGAGAATGCGGGGTTGCCTACGAGACGTATTTTCCAATGCCCACCGCTGGTAAGGATAAGCCCTGGTACTCCATAGAGCAAGGGCCTGTTCATTTCACTGTCATATCCACCGAGCACAACTGGACACAAAATTCAGAACAGGTAAAgctcaatttcattttcatctattAATATCCAACTTCATCTTCTAACTCATTTTATTGGCACTTGGCAGTATGAATGGATGAATAAGGATATGGCCGCAGTGAATAGAACAACAACTCCATGGCTCATATTCACAGGGTAAGTCTCAAAAACTATATATGTTGCACCacttattcattaattattgatgAATTTGTGATGAATGCTCAGGCACAGGCCTATGTATACATCTTCTCCTGGAACACCAATTTCTCCTAGCGTCAACGATCAGTTCGTTGATGCAGTGGAGCCCTTGCTACTAGCAAATAAGGTAACAACTAAATACATCTATAATTACCACAATCTATATCCTTAATTAGAAGTAAAACAAGTGAAGAATATATGTAATATAATAGGTGGATTTGGTATTGTTTGGGCATGTCCACAACTATGAGAGAACATGCGCCGTTTATAAGAAAGAATGCAGAGGAATGCCCACCAAAGATGCCAATGGAGTCCACACTTACCAAAATTCCAATTACACTGCGCCGGTTCATGCTGTTATAGGAATGGCTGGATTTGAGCTTGACAGTTTCACACAagatgtaattaattataccttttaattaatttatttattgaaatgcTATTATCTTTGAGATTATTAATATAGATTGTGTTGATTTTGTAGGATAATAGCTGGAGCTTGGTTAGGATTTCCAAGTATGGATATTTAAGAGTTCATGCTACCAAGAGCGAGCTTCATGCCGAGGTaagtgaaattaataaaaaaagcaaagttttagatttggttaattattttgctaaATTAGACACTCTTCTTGCGTTTGTAGTTGGTGATTGCAGATTCAAGAAATGTGGATGATAGTTTCCGAATCATTAAGTGAGGAGCGAAAAAAGACCGAATTCAGACCAGATTTCatttttgacatgttttatgAATGGTTGTAATAATAACCACATCACTCTTTAGTTCATAGAAAAATATCGTATTTTTCTAAGTCGCAAGTAAAAGTCGATGTTCATATTCGTGCTGCTAGAGCATAATGGTGAATCAAAATGATGAGGCTATAACATTtcaactatttaatttttatttcagtatatatagaatttaGAACAACCGCCTTATAACATAAATCTAAAACAAACAACtcttttttattacaaatatcaaaccACTGCTCTTTTTCTTGCAGTGCATCAATAGttgttcttcaatttctcaTGGAACTATATAGCCTGCAAAACAAGAGATAACAAGAAAAGTTCAAAACATATAATACTAgtgtataataatattgaattaatgtaaaaaataaaaaaataatttcatactGCCACATTTGGTTCCATGAGCAAGTGGCTTTCCACAAGATGCAGAAACAAAAGCTGCCTTTTGCATGCTGATTATCTTCTCAACTTGGGTGGTGACATGCTGGCAGACGCATGGCAGATCGACGTTCCTAATGACGTTGCAGCAGCCCTGAGACGGGGCCTGCTGAGGGCCCGGTCGCTGGACGAATCTGGAGCATTGTTGAATGAGACCTTGGAAGTCGCCTTGGCATTGCGCGGAGGCAGTGGAGAAGATCATGCTTGTGCACATCACCAGCATCAGGTATGTTGTAATCCCTATTTTCGCCATTGCCTCTTGCTTGTAGTTGTTATTGTCTTTGTTTCAGTAGATATGACTTTAAATAGGAATTTTGGATCTCAAGTTGAATTCATGAAGTTTGCTGCCTTCATGTTTTCTTTGTGCTCCTTAGTAGGATTCTTCATAAAAGATGCATCATTTTTGTGCTAAAACTGTTTTTGAGTTGCCTTTTCGGcacacctttttttttttcacttttaaaaGTGGCGTGAGTATCATAAGTTTgagtaatgaaaaaaatactctcaTGTCATTTTGaagttagaattttttttaaagtccaCTTATTATagtttcattatatttttttatggcaAATTCAACATAGTTCATCTCTTTAATCAATTctatttactttactttttcttcaatttttttatttaattctagtgGTGTGTGTTAAGTTTGTAAATTAGTACGGTTCAAATTAAGAGTAAATGCCAAAACTGGTTCTGAACATATGATccttttacgattttggtcctaaactttatctttttgatttttttttcctgcacatttcaaatcggatcacaattggtcctctGTCAATAgttccattaattttataacggtcaacgggtttaacccaatttaaccaaattaacttttaattttgatatttcacTCCCCCTAATTAATTCCTAATTAGACTAGGTCCCGGAGCTCCCGTCGGCGGAGCCGGAGGGCTCGTTTGCGATGGAGATGGAGCAGGAGACGTCGACTTCAACAGAGCCGGGGCTGGAACCGAAGCCGGAGGGGAAGCAACCGGAGCCGGCATAGGTGCAACCTGTGGAGGAGGAGATGGCACCGGAGGCGGCGGTGAGGCGGGAGGAGGAACTGCCGGCTCATTCATTCTTCGCGAATTCCCTCCAACAAGCTTCTGCGACTCATCCATACGCTTGATGCGGCACTTGTAGAGAAGGAACACCATCTGCATTGGAGTCGCCACCGTCAGCGGCCAATCGCCGGCGAATTCTCCTACCGCCACCATTGCTCCGCCCACTCCCACTTCTCCCACCGCTAGTCCGCCTCCGGTGACCACTCCGACGCCTCCAGCAGCAACGCCACCTCCGGTTTCAACACCACCGCCAGTCTCCGCGCCTCCGCCGGTGGTTAGTTCTCTGCCACCTGCTGCTACTCCCGTCGCCGCTCCTCCACCGGTTAGCACACCACCGCCAGCGTGACCTCCGCCGGCAGTTCCTCCTCCACCGGCTGCACCTACGCCGGCCTGGTTGCTTCCCCTCCGGCTTCGGTTCCAGCCCCGGCTCTGTTGAAGCCGACGTCTCCTACTCCATCTCCATCGCAAACGAGCCTTCCGGCTCGGGAGCTCCGGGACTTAGTCtaattagagaattaattaggcggagtaaaatatcaaaattaaaagttaatttggtcaaaattgggttaaacccgttgactgttataaaattaacggaactattgacggaggaccaattgtgatccgatttgaaatgtgcaggatcagaaaatcaaaaagataaagtttaggaccaaaatcgtaaaatggtcatatgttcaggaccgattttggcctttactctaaaattaatattccaaatttgattggataattGAATACTACTCCATGTACTTTGCAAATTCCAAACCCTTTATGTTTTTACTCAAGAAATATCCTTTTAAACAACccttttttttggtaactaACGCAGGCAAAGCCTGATATCAAAACAAACTAACGAATATAAGAAACACCTATTCTGTCATGCAACAACCGACTACATAGAACTATACCACTAAGACATTTTTTGTAGGGACCACTAAGACATTAATATACACGCCATTTATTTCGTTGATCGGTCgttaatcatttaatttaatattgtgcATGAGTAGTTCATTTCAAGGATCTTTAGATATCAATTTATCCATGtcttatttaatgaaatcgGCCCAAACGGATCTAAGACCTAATAACAACAAATTGAGAGccacatattttcatttctagtaATTGTGGAGATAGTTAAATAGGTATCATTAGTTGGAAGGCATGCATTGGCAGAATTAAATGAGTTTGACAACAAGAAGGCTATCTGATAACTCGAGGAATTATATCTAAGTATATACCATTACGCAACTATTGTGACACTTAACTAGTACTAGTACCTAGGTATTATCAACATAAAAACAATGACAATTATCAACGAATCGACCACGTTATAGCATGCTTTCCTcctataatatttaattattaatgtttaataCCCGTGAATAAATCTTaatcaccaaaatatattgaataagCATGTTCGTGTCATTGTGTGTGTGCGGGAGGAAATATAATGTTCTATTTATAGCGAGATTTATCGTAACCTCTCTAATAATTCGGATGTGTAATTAGTAAACATATTGAATCCACCCATTTATATGATTTAATCTCAACGAAGAAGAGGCATGTATAATTGGTGAATGAAATGATTTCCAATGAATTTATGAAGCGGGATGCATgcctaattaaatttttattattatatttatcatttttgtcaatttcatAAAGAGCTATAGGTTGAATTCCAAATTTtgctataaaattataaaaaaaaaatctaaaaatgaaaatgtgacatgtaggacaaattagaaaaaagaaacatcTTGTAGTATAAATGCTTATATAATGCGTAAGCTTAACCGTGCGTATAGTTAAACATAGGTTGTACATGAAACACGAATATTGATATCTACGcattaatttgatgaaaaaaaactcaagatatgtaattaatcataaaaagagataactactatatttattagcCTAGTAATATCTTTTGTACGCAACATGTTGTccaaaatttaactaaacgcttttacacaaaaataatgtaaagcttctttatatatatatatatat
The nucleotide sequence above comes from Salvia hispanica cultivar TCC Black 2014 chromosome 5, UniMelb_Shisp_WGS_1.0, whole genome shotgun sequence. Encoded proteins:
- the LOC125189700 gene encoding uncharacterized protein LOC125189700 codes for the protein MAKIGITTYLMLVMCTSMIFSTASAQCQGDFQGLIQQCSRFVQRPGPQQAPSQGCCNVIRNVDLPCVCQHVTTQVEKIISMQKAAFVSASCGKPLAHGTKCGSYIVP
- the LOC125189701 gene encoding glycine-rich protein 5-like — its product is MLTVTYSSSDRVGLEVTLTLTYGFGSGHSTSFLRFTSRNSDIFVWFRSSAVDRSSLSGSEEASSRGWNRSRRGSNQAGVGAAGGGGTAGGGHAGGGVLTGGGAATGVAAGGRELTTGGGAETGGGVETGGGVAAGGVGVVTGGGLAVGEVGVGGAMVAVGEFAGDWPLTVATPMQMVFLLYKCRIKRMDESQKLVGGNSRRMNEPAVPPPASPPPPVPSPPPQVAPMPAPVASPPASVPAPALLKSTSPAPSPSQTSPPAPPTGAPGPSLIRN